The following proteins are co-located in the Candidatus Accumulibacter cognatus genome:
- a CDS encoding TauD/TfdA family dioxygenase — translation MRPLTDTIGAQIDGIDLRRPLPREDVAQILDAWWSYRVLLLRDQSIDDPAHAAFAAHFGTPAIFASGASAAESSCIYGASNTADDSALLPLGHERVKLLKMNWFWHVDGCYRAKPNRGVVLRALVVPPIGGDTVFADLRLAYVTLPPTLRSTIEGLICRHSFAHMIECCGMPPVTPLEAARLPEASHPLVWRHSDGRRSLFLSPPYMAHIDGLSYNNSRALVEELTEWASADRFVYLHRWLPGDVLIWDNRWTMHKVTPYDLACHRRVMRGATLVGTETVSSHA, via the coding sequence GTGCGACCCCTCACCGACACGATCGGCGCGCAGATCGACGGTATCGACTTGCGCCGGCCGCTGCCAAGGGAGGACGTCGCACAGATCCTGGATGCTTGGTGGTCATACCGCGTGCTGCTATTGCGCGACCAGTCGATCGACGATCCCGCGCATGCGGCGTTCGCCGCTCACTTCGGCACACCGGCGATCTTTGCTTCAGGGGCTAGCGCGGCCGAGAGCTCGTGCATCTATGGTGCGTCCAACACCGCCGATGACAGCGCATTGCTGCCGCTCGGTCACGAACGCGTCAAGCTGCTAAAGATGAACTGGTTTTGGCACGTCGACGGCTGTTACCGCGCGAAGCCCAACCGTGGCGTCGTACTGCGCGCACTTGTCGTACCTCCGATTGGCGGCGACACCGTGTTCGCCGACCTGCGACTAGCTTACGTAACTCTGCCGCCGACGCTGAGGTCGACGATCGAAGGCCTGATCTGTCGCCATAGCTTCGCGCACATGATCGAGTGTTGTGGCATGCCGCCGGTCACGCCGCTCGAGGCGGCTCGGCTGCCTGAAGCGTCGCATCCGCTCGTGTGGCGCCATTCCGATGGCCGGCGGTCGCTATTCCTAAGCCCGCCCTACATGGCGCACATTGACGGTCTGTCGTACAACAACTCCCGAGCGCTTGTTGAAGAACTCACCGAGTGGGCGAGCGCCGATCGTTTCGTGTACCTCCATCGCTGGCTCCCGGGAGACGTACTCATTTGGGACAACCGCTGGACGATGCATAAGGTGACCCCCTACGACCTCGCATGCCACAGGCGCGTGATGCGCGGCGCGACGCTGGTGGGCACCGAAACGGTCTCTTCGCATGCCTAG